DNA sequence from the Pirellulales bacterium genome:
GAGAGTCGATCAGGCGGAGCGGCCACCGCCACACCCCCGCCGCTCGATGCGCTGGCGCTGCGAGCCGGCCCCGCACGCCCTGTGCTTGCGCGGCCACCCAAAAATTCCTTCAGACGAGTGACCTCTTCGTCGGTCAAGCTGGCCAGCGCCGAGCCTTTGTCAGGGATCCCCGCTTTTGCGCAGATCTCGACCAGCTCTTTGCTGTCAATCTTCAATTCTTTCGCCAGCGTGTAAATGCGTGCGGGCAAGTGCAGCCCTCCCTCAATCTAGCCAGCCCCGGCTTGCCCGCAGGCTGTGCTTTCGTCGATTAAACCATAGTGCTTTTCTCCCCAACGATTGAGCGAACCTTGAACGATAAATCTTGTACAATGAACGGATTTGACTTCGTTCACTGCACGTCGTTCGCGGTGCGCTCCCCAGTCGAAAGCGGTTTAGTATACAAGCCAAATTGCCGGAGCGAAACATCCCTCCGGCGAACCGCTCGCGGAATCTTACTTACTACCACGATTTCCGCCAGATCCTGCAAAGCGCCGGCGGCCGCTAACCGGTCGCCGATTCCTCCCCGGTCGCCGCAGTTTCCTCGGCAGACCCGTGTTGAGCAACTCCATTCTCCTCCACCCCATTGCTGCCAGGCAAGACCTCTTCATCGTCCGGCACGGCGCTTGCTTCCGAAGTTTCGGCCGTTTGAGCCGCCAGTTCGGCTTCCTTCCTGTCGGCCTCTGCGGTGGCGGCGTCAATTCGTTCCTGTTCGCGCTGCCGCTTGCGTTCGGCCGCGGCCGCGGCTTCGGCTTCTTCGGCCCGAGCTTCGGCTTGATCGACTATAGCCTGTACTTGTTCTTCGCTGAGATTGCCCATTGCCATCAACTGGTCAGGCTCGATGACCGATAATTCATCGTAGGTCAAAAAGCCTTCGCCGACCAACCGCTCGGCCAGCGACGAATCGACCCCTTCCAGCTCCGAAAACCCGGCGACGGCCCGCTCGATCTCCGAATCGAGCTCTTCGCGGGTCATAATCTCTATATCCCATCCGGAAAGCTTGCTCGCCAGTCGCACATTCTGCCCGCGACGGCCGATCGCCAGCGAAAGCTGGTCTTCACGCACCAGGACGATCGCTTTGCCGATCATCTGGCACAAAATAACTTCCTCGACCTCGGCAGGCTGCAAGGCGTTGGGAATCAGCACCTGCAGGTCGTCGCTCCAGCGTACAATGTCGATCCGTTCGCCGCCGAGTTCATCGACGATATTTTTGATGCGATTTCCCCGTACTCCGACACATGCGCCGACACAATCGACGCGTGAATCGCTGCTGCTCACCGCCACTTTGCTGCGGTAGCCAGGTTCGCGTGACATCGAGCGGACTTCTATCACGCCGTCGGCAATTTCGGGATTTTCTTGCTCGAACAGCCGCTGCACTAACTGCGGGCGCGTGCGGCTGAGAATTACCTTGACCCGACTGCCTTGTTTTTTTACTTCAAACACCGTCGCCCGCACGCGTTCGTTGGCATGGTGCGTTTCTCCGGGAATCTGCTCGCTGCGCGGCAGGATTGCTTCGGTGTTCCCCAACGAGACCGTCGCGGTTCCATTCTCGTATTTCTGCACAACGCCGGGGACCATTTGGCCGACCAACTCTTGGTATTCGTTGTACAGCGCGTCGCGTTCGGCCTCGCGAATTTTCTGTATGATCACTTGCTTTGCCGTCTGGGCCACAATGCGCCCCAGCGTTTCCTGAGCGTCGAGCGGCTGGCCGTTGTGCGTACCTGAAATGGCTCCGTTCACCCGGTCGATGTTGACGACAATATCCTGGTCCTCGCCATACTGCTTCTTGGCAGCCGACACCAGCGCCGCTTCGATTGCCTGAAAGACGATTTCCTTATCGATATTCTTATCGCGATGGATCGCATCGACGATTCGCAGGACTTCGGTGGCGTTCATGGGGGAATTTTGAGTTGTGGGTATCTGCGTGCCAGGAGAACGCGATTTCGGTTCCGGTCAGTTGTCGGTTGTCCGTTGTTTGCCGTTGATTCCTCAATCTTTGGCAAAATTGCCCCATTCCAAAACGATGTTACAAATCCAAACAGCAACTCCGCCCGACAGAGTTCAAACAGTCAAATTCTCGAAATACGCCTTCGCCATCGGTCTGTCGTCTCGCTTGATAGCAATCGACCCAACGGACAACCGACCATTCCGCCAACAAAAAACGGGAACGTCCTTCCGTTCCCGAGCCAAAGCCCCGATGGGTTCTACCGCCGGCGAAGCGATTTCGCCGGTCACGAACGCCCGGGGCGGACGGTCACCGCATTATGTCCCAAGGGAACGGGAAACTCCCGGTGGATTTCGGCCGTCCGTGCCTCACAGAACCGCACGAAACCCGTTTTCGCGACACAACTTAGTGCATTTTTCAGCCAACTAAATCTATCGGTCTAAAGGGTGACTGTCAAGCGGCAAATTCGTGAGCCAAGGACGTTGCACACTTTGGGTTTTCGGAATCGTAAGCATTCTCAGCGGCTCAACAATCTGTTCGATCTACTCGGTACCAGGAGCTACAAGAGCCGATTCTTGACGACTGTGATGACACATTGACTCGATCGGTCTCACCTATTCTATGAATTCTTGGGAAGATGAGCGGAGTCGTGTGGCACTCGGAGAATGTCCACGAACAAGCGATCACCACGCGATCTTCTCCGCATCAAACACCGGTCCCTCGACGCAGGTTCGTTTGTAATCCCAACTCCCATCCGACTGTATCACTTTCGCCACGCAGGTAAAGCAGATACCAATGCCGCAGGCCATCGGCGTTTCGAGAGAGACTTCGCACGAAATCGTGTAATGCCGTGCAATTTCCGCGACGGCCTCCATCATGGGTTCGGGGCCGCAGCAGACGATTTTTCGCGTACCCAGCGGCGGTTCGTCGAGCAACATGCGTAATACGTCGGTTACGAAGCCGTGATGCCCCGACGATCCGTCGTCCGTGCTCAGTCGCACGTCGATTCCTAACGCACGGAAATCGTCCAATCCCGCAAAAAACTCCGAGTTTCGCGCGCCGTAGCAAAACGTGATTTGCTTCGGCCGAGCGACTGTTTGCCGCCGATGGCCGTAGCGCTGCCGTCCGAGATGCTCTTTCGCCAGCGACAAGAACGGCGTCTGCCCGATGCCGCCGGCGACCATGATGAGATGCTCGGCCGCTTGCGGCGAGAAACCGTTTCCGAGCGGACCCCAAATTTCCAGGCCGACTCCAGCTCGACAGTTTGCCAGCCGCCGCGTAAGCTTTCCGGCGACTAAATAGACCACATCGAGTCCAATCGCGTCTCCAGTCGAATCTTGCACGACATCGTAGACTGCCAGCGGGCGCCCCAGCAACGGATCGTCGCAGCCCGCCAGTCGCAGCATGATAAACTGCCCCGGCACGATTTGCCGCGCGACCGACGGGCATTCGAAGCGCACTCGAAACGTGTTCCGTGCCAAAGGAACGTTTTCGACAATTTCGGCGGCCACCTGCGATGCGTTGTCGGCATAAAACGCCGCGTGCAACGGATTGCTCATCGCCGCCCTCGTTGCTGTCGAATCTTTCGGCCGCGTACACCGCCTGTTCGATCTTTCCGCGGCGTCTTCGGCTTCGCGCCGATCAAGGTCGGTTGGGGCCTACGATCGCGGCGTCGCATTCCGCCTGGCTCAATGGGGCTGAGATCGATCGGCGAAACTTCGGCCTCCTCCAGCGCTGGCGCAACCGTTTGTTCAAAGTCGGACAATTCGTCCTGGTCCGACGGCGGATCATTCCATAAATAGGACAGATCGCCCGTATCGTCGCCGGAGGGAATCGACTTGTCGATACTGGGGCGAATCGCGCGACGGTCGTCGCTCTTTGGCTTCGCGCGCAAGGGGCCGTCCGTTTTTGCCGCTCGCTGTTTCGTAGGGTCTTTCTTTCTCCCGGCACGAGCGACTCGATAAAGCTGCTCCACTTCTTCGGCCCGCAGCGAGCGGCTTTCGCCCGGCTTGAGTGCCCCTAGCCGTAGTGGTCCAATGGCGATTCGTCTGAGCTTCAACACTTTGTGGCCGATGCGCGCCAGCAATCGTCGCACCTCGCGATTTCGCCCCTCGTCGAGCACCATTTCCATCACCGTACTGTGCTTGTGAGACCGCCGCACATGAACGCGCTTGGCGTGTGCGTATCCCTCGGCCAGATGCACGCCCTTGCGGAGCTTTTGCACCGATTCCGCCGACGGCACTCCGGCCACTTCGGCCAGGTACGTTTTCTCTACTCCATAGCGCGGATGCGTCAGCAAGTCGGTCAATTCGCCATCGTTGGTCGCCAAGATCAAACCATCGCTCGACTTGTCGAGCCGGCCGACGGTAAAAAGCCGCTCGCGTGTCGGCGCCAAATCGATCACTCGTGCGCGACCGCTTGGATCGTCGCTGGTGGAAATGACGCCGATCGGTTTGTTGATCAGCAGATAAACTCGCTTTGGCCGCCTCAATCGTTCGCCGTCGACGCGGATCTCTTGCCGCTGCGGATCAACGCGCGTGCCCAGCTCCGTCACGGTCTGGCCATCGACATCCACTCGCCCTTCGGCGATCAACTCTTCGCATTGCCGCCGACTGCCGACGCCCGCGGCCGCTAGCACCTTCTGCAATCGGATCGGACCATCCGTGGCGTCGGCACCGCGCATCGGACCTTTGGCTCGGCGATGTTTGCGCTCTGGCGATCCTCCATAGCGAGGTTTGCGATCGTTGTGCTTTGAGTGCTTTGGCATAAGTCTATCTATCATAGCCCAGACCGCTGCATGCGGTGAGGGGCGTAACGCAGGCGTGCTGAATTCGATGAAGCTCACTGAATCCACGAGCCTTCAGCACTTCGGGCGAATTCGCGCGAAGCGGGCGCACGACCAATCGAGAAGGTCGGCGAACCCCGCTCGCGGCTAATACGCGGTGGCGTACGGCGACGGTGGAACGCCCGGCACGAATTGATGCTTGACGGGGTTCGGTTCCGGCCGCGGCTCCATAAACCCTTGCGGGCGACCACCTAAAATGGGTGTTCCGATCGTCGGGTCGGGGAACGGATCGAACTGTCGAGTCTGGGCGA
Encoded proteins:
- the nusA gene encoding transcription termination factor NusA → MNATEVLRIVDAIHRDKNIDKEIVFQAIEAALVSAAKKQYGEDQDIVVNIDRVNGAISGTHNGQPLDAQETLGRIVAQTAKQVIIQKIREAERDALYNEYQELVGQMVPGVVQKYENGTATVSLGNTEAILPRSEQIPGETHHANERVRATVFEVKKQGSRVKVILSRTRPQLVQRLFEQENPEIADGVIEVRSMSREPGYRSKVAVSSSDSRVDCVGACVGVRGNRIKNIVDELGGERIDIVRWSDDLQVLIPNALQPAEVEEVILCQMIGKAIVLVREDQLSLAIGRRGQNVRLASKLSGWDIEIMTREELDSEIERAVAGFSELEGVDSSLAERLVGEGFLTYDELSVIEPDQLMAMGNLSEEQVQAIVDQAEARAEEAEAAAAAERKRQREQERIDAATAEADRKEAELAAQTAETSEASAVPDDEEVLPGSNGVEENGVAQHGSAEETAATGEESATG
- a CDS encoding dihydroorotate dehydrogenase electron transfer subunit; translated protein: MSNPLHAAFYADNASQVAAEIVENVPLARNTFRVRFECPSVARQIVPGQFIMLRLAGCDDPLLGRPLAVYDVVQDSTGDAIGLDVVYLVAGKLTRRLANCRAGVGLEIWGPLGNGFSPQAAEHLIMVAGGIGQTPFLSLAKEHLGRQRYGHRRQTVARPKQITFCYGARNSEFFAGLDDFRALGIDVRLSTDDGSSGHHGFVTDVLRMLLDEPPLGTRKIVCCGPEPMMEAVAEIARHYTISCEVSLETPMACGIGICFTCVAKVIQSDGSWDYKRTCVEGPVFDAEKIAW
- a CDS encoding rRNA pseudouridine synthase encodes the protein MPKHSKHNDRKPRYGGSPERKHRRAKGPMRGADATDGPIRLQKVLAAAGVGSRRQCEELIAEGRVDVDGQTVTELGTRVDPQRQEIRVDGERLRRPKRVYLLINKPIGVISTSDDPSGRARVIDLAPTRERLFTVGRLDKSSDGLILATNDGELTDLLTHPRYGVEKTYLAEVAGVPSAESVQKLRKGVHLAEGYAHAKRVHVRRSHKHSTVMEMVLDEGRNREVRRLLARIGHKVLKLRRIAIGPLRLGALKPGESRSLRAEEVEQLYRVARAGRKKDPTKQRAAKTDGPLRAKPKSDDRRAIRPSIDKSIPSGDDTGDLSYLWNDPPSDQDELSDFEQTVAPALEEAEVSPIDLSPIEPGGMRRRDRRPQPTLIGAKPKTPRKDRTGGVRGRKIRQQRGRR